A part of Aspergillus flavus chromosome 5, complete sequence genomic DNA contains:
- a CDS encoding DUF985 domain protein — MDIPIISIKPFYQPPSRNENRAPESPTIQKTIQALQLQPHPEGGYYCETDRHPLRIPNPYCDDMDNRKTVTEPDGEKATRSASTTIYYFITPGSPMGYFHRNRSRTVHTLHRGRGRYVILHADRAKENGGIAPIESFVVGHRIEKGERLQWVVDGGKYKCSYLLPDSDGDLPDDNKSEGLLISETVVPGFEFYDHDFLTAEKMEQLLTTEQVEELKWMVRET; from the exons atgGATATCCCAATCATCTCAATCAAGCCCTTCTATCAACCACCTTCGCGCAACGAAAACCGCGCGCCTGAATCGCCCACCATTCAGAAGACGATCCAGGCCCTCCAACTACAGCCTCACCCGGAGGGAGGTTATTACTGCGAAACAGATCGCCATCCGCTCCGGATTCCAAATCCCTACTGTGACGACATGGACAACAGAAAGACAGTCACAGAGCCAGATGGTGAGAAAGCTACCCGGTCAGCGAGCACTACGATCTACTACTTCATCACGCCGGGTTCGCCGATGGGGTATTTCCATCGAAACCGGAGTCGCACGGTGCATACCCTTCATCGTGGCCGAGGTCGGTACGTCATCTTACATGCCGACCGGGCGAAGGAGAATGGAGGGATAGCGCCCATTGAATCGTTTGTGGTGGGCCATCGGATTGAAAAGGGAGAGCGACTGCAATGGGTGGTGGATGGCGGAAAGTATAAATGCAGTTATCTGTTGCCTGATTCTGATGGCGACTTGCCTGACGATAACAAGTCAGAGGGGTTGTTAATCAGCGAG ACCGTTGTTCCAGGATTTGAATTCTATGACCATGACTTCCTGacggcggagaagatggagcaACTGCTGACTACTGAACAGGTTGAGGAGCTGAAGTGGATGGTAAGGGAGACCTGA
- a CDS encoding mitochondrial carrier domain-containing protein encodes MVQSPEAEPLVSLWTRSLLSGAVAGLTVDCSLYPLDTIKTRLQKARHHAPSAPAASLSLRQTIRGIYAGLPSVLFGSAPSAASFFIVYDGVKRSLLPTSSSEAPSRTHIILTHSLASSMGEVAACAVRVPTEVVKQRAQAGLFGGSSLLALKDILALRHSDAARGISGGYGQVIRELYRGAGITIAREIPFTVLQFTMWESMKEAYAKRMRHASKSGSDSSIDQVPASTSAMFGSVAGAIAAGLTTPLDVIKTRVMLARREDGAEGGRVRIKDVVQDISKEGFGAFWRGIGPRVAWIGIGGAVFLGSYQWAWNSLERKSRSQDE; translated from the coding sequence CACTGTCGACTGTTCTTTGTACCCTTTAGATACGATCAAAACACGCCTTCAGAAAGCTAGACATCATGCCCCATCAGCTCCCGCTGCCAGTCTGTCCCTGAGACAAACCATCCGAGGAATATATGCTGGTCTCCCTTCCGTCCTCTTCGGCTCGGCACCATCTGCcgcatccttcttcatcgtctaCGATGGCGTGAAACGTTCTCTTCTGCCGACCTCGAGCTCCGAAGCTCCGTCTCGGACTCACATAATCCTTACACACTCTCTTGCTTCTTCTATGGGCGAGGTAGCAGCTTGCGCAGTTCGCGTGCCTACTGAAGTTGTCAAGCAGAGAGCTCAAGCGGGTCTCTTTGGCGGCTCTAGTCTATTAGCCTTAAAGGACATCCTAGCTTTACGCCACTCAGATGCTGCCCGTGGGATTAGTGGGGGTTATGGACAGGTCATCAGGGAACTGTACCGGGGAGCCGGTATCACCATTGCGAGGGAAATCCCGTTCACCGTTTTACAGTTCACTATGTGGGAATCAATGAAGGAGGCATATGCTAAGCGCATGCGGCATGCTTCGAAATCTGGCTCGGACTCTTCCATAGACCAAGTACCGGCCTCCACAAGTGCTATGTTTGGCAGTGTCGCCGGCGCAATTGCCGCGGGGCTTACGACCCCTCTCGACGTTATTAAGACGCGAGTCATGCTCGCTCGTCGGGAAGATGGTGCGGAAGGTGGTCGAGTACGGATCAAGGATGTGGTTCAGGATATTTCCAAGGAAGGGTTTGGGGCTTTTTGGAGAGGTATCGGGCCACGAGTGGCCTGGATCGGTATTGGAGGTGCTGTGTTCTTGGGTAGTTACCAATGGGCGTGGAATTCCCTTGAAAGGAAAAGTAGGTCACAGGACGAATAA